The following coding sequences are from one Chloroflexota bacterium window:
- a CDS encoding exonuclease → MARLTFYGGVEEIGGNKVLLEEGDLQLFFDFGTPYGKRGDYFEEYLTPRPGAGLLDLLEMDLLPPLKGIYREDLAQHISWEHFQAHHPHYREAEVHGVLLSHAHLDHSGYISFLRQETPIYTSPMTAFISKAIQDTGKSDLERELCYLSPREIKEGYLATAGRNYLPRPFVLSEPFPLGEEARAFWGRSPAKSKGLKATIPTTLNTSAPVRFFPVDHSVFGAGAFAVETWGGWIAYTGDLRLHGGRAHLTRAAIQGLASLKPLVLLTEGTRAGEGAGTTEGDVHDSILSVVKGARGLVIADFGPRNIERLLTMERVARDTARRLVVLPKDSYLLEAMALACPQDVPPQLLSQLLVYQEFRSPDREEVWREAVRKQHPSQFVGHQEVRACPQNYILCFSFWDINELIDIHPQRGTYIYSSSEAFSEEQRMDIRRLKNWLKHFDIDAVGLPDEETGKIPQEQRGFHASGHASGPELLSMIKEIQPRVLVPIHTEKPGYFLEGLAGTGIEVRPPELGKAMEL, encoded by the coding sequence ATGGCCAGGCTCACCTTCTACGGCGGGGTGGAGGAAATAGGGGGGAACAAGGTCCTCCTGGAGGAGGGGGACCTTCAACTCTTCTTTGACTTCGGCACCCCCTATGGCAAGAGGGGGGACTACTTTGAGGAATATCTCACCCCCCGCCCCGGGGCCGGCCTCCTGGACCTGCTGGAGATGGACCTCCTGCCCCCTTTGAAAGGCATCTACCGGGAGGACCTGGCCCAGCACATTTCCTGGGAGCACTTCCAGGCCCATCACCCCCACTACCGGGAGGCGGAAGTCCATGGGGTCCTCCTTTCCCATGCCCACCTGGACCACTCGGGGTACATCTCCTTCCTGCGCCAGGAGACCCCCATCTATACCTCGCCGATGACAGCCTTTATCTCCAAGGCCATCCAGGACACGGGGAAGTCCGACCTGGAGCGGGAGCTATGCTACCTCAGCCCCAGGGAGATTAAAGAGGGCTACCTGGCCACGGCAGGGAGAAACTACCTGCCCCGCCCCTTTGTCCTTTCCGAGCCCTTCCCCCTGGGGGAGGAAGCCAGGGCTTTCTGGGGCCGTTCCCCGGCCAAGAGCAAGGGCCTGAAGGCCACCATCCCCACCACCCTCAACACCTCCGCCCCCGTGCGCTTCTTCCCCGTGGACCACTCGGTCTTTGGGGCGGGGGCTTTCGCCGTGGAGACCTGGGGGGGCTGGATAGCCTACACCGGGGACCTGCGTCTCCACGGGGGGCGGGCCCACCTCACCCGGGCCGCTATCCAGGGCCTGGCGTCCCTGAAGCCCCTGGTCCTCCTCACCGAAGGCACCCGGGCCGGGGAAGGGGCGGGGACCACCGAGGGAGATGTCCATGATAGCATCCTCTCCGTGGTGAAGGGGGCCCGGGGGCTGGTCATCGCCGACTTCGGCCCCCGGAACATAGAGAGGCTTCTCACTATGGAAAGGGTCGCCCGGGACACAGCCCGCCGGCTGGTTGTCCTGCCCAAGGACAGCTATCTCCTGGAGGCCATGGCCCTGGCCTGCCCCCAGGATGTGCCCCCCCAACTCCTCTCCCAACTGCTCGTCTACCAGGAGTTCCGCTCCCCGGACCGGGAGGAAGTCTGGAGAGAAGCCGTCCGAAAGCAACACCCCTCCCAGTTTGTGGGCCACCAGGAGGTCAGGGCCTGTCCCCAGAACTACATCCTCTGCTTCAGCTTCTGGGACATCAATGAGCTCATTGACATCCACCCCCAGAGGGGGACCTATATCTACTCCTCCAGCGAGGCCTTCAGCGAAGAGCAGCGGATGGACATCAGGCGGCTCAAGAACTGGCTGAAACATTTTGATATTGACGCCGTGGGGCTGCCCGATGAAGAAACCGGGAAAATCCCACAGGAACAGAGGGGTTTCCATGCCTCGGGCCACGCCTCGGGGCCGGAGTTGCTCAGCATGATAAAGGAAATCCAGCCCAGGGTCCTGGTCCCCATCCATACCGAAAAGCCGGGCTATTTCCTTGAGGGCCTGGCGGGGACAGGGATTGAGGTGAGGCCTCCGGAACTGGGGAAAGCGATGGAGCTTTGA